A window of Hevea brasiliensis isolate MT/VB/25A 57/8 chromosome 14, ASM3005281v1, whole genome shotgun sequence contains these coding sequences:
- the LOC131172741 gene encoding disease resistance protein RUN1-like, with protein MGKKRFTKGGQPERALMEVSNLSWMGFTRKSNSLNDSTRRRLKSKKVLIVFDDVEDRNHLKDLAGDCDLYGEGSRIIITSRDSLGLSEEDRYEVEKLSDSQGLELFSLHAFEQNLSKEEYKELSNKAKNYAGGNPLALKVLGSHLFNMHIEEWESELEKLKVEPLEKIQAVLKTSYDGLGDKDKDIFLDIACFFKGQNKD; from the exons ATGGGGAAAAAGCGATTCACAAAAGGTGGACAACCTGAGCGTGCTTTGATGGAAGTAAGCAACTTATCGTGGATGGGATTCACGAGAAAATCAA ACAGTTTGAATGATTCTACTAGGAGAAGGCTTAAGAGTAAGAAGGTATTGATTGTTTTTGATGATGTAGAGGATCGAAACCATTTAAAAGATTTAGCAGGAGATTGTGATTTGTATGGTGAGGGAAGTAGAATCATCATAACTAGTAGAGATTCACTTGGTTTATCAGAGGAAGACAGATATGAGGTTGAGAAGTTAAGTGATTCTCAAGGTCTGGAACTCTTTAGCTTGCATGCCTTCGAGCAAAATCTTTCCAAGGAAGAATATAAGGAGCTATCAAACAAGGCAAAAAACTATGCTGGAGGCAATCCATTAGCTCTTAAAGTTTTGGGATCTCATTTATTTAATATGCACATTGAAGAATGGGAAAGTGAATTGGAAAAATTGAAAGTTGAACCTCTTGAGAAAATTCAAGCTGTTTTGAAAACAAGTTATGATGGGCTAGGGGATAAGGACAAGGACATATTTCTTGATATTGCATGTTTCTTCAAAGGGCAAAATAAAGATTGA